A window of the Candidatus Neomarinimicrobiota bacterium genome harbors these coding sequences:
- a CDS encoding aspartate carbamoyltransferase catalytic subunit codes for MGFLKNRHLLGLADVSAEETATILETAFSFREVLDRPIRKVPTLQGKTVVNLFFESSTRTRISFELAQKRLSADTVNFSSDTSSLMKGESFKDTAQNIEAMKVDCIVIRHPVPGAPVHLTRYVKAVVINAGDGTHEHPTQALLDMMTLQEKFGEIKGLNVAIIGDIAHSRVARSNIIGLNRMGASVTLCGPPTLMPLGIEELGVRIDYDLDQVLDWADAINVLRIQRERHGVCFIPSIREYRDLFGITRERLGRLDKQVTIMHPGPMNRGVEIDSDVADSDNAIILDQVLNGVAVRMSILYLLLGDQPG; via the coding sequence ATGGGGTTTCTGAAGAACAGGCACTTGCTGGGTCTGGCGGACGTGTCCGCTGAGGAGACGGCCACAATCCTGGAAACGGCGTTCTCTTTTCGGGAGGTGCTCGATCGGCCCATCCGAAAGGTCCCTACCCTCCAGGGAAAAACTGTGGTGAATCTCTTCTTTGAATCCTCCACGCGCACGAGAATCTCGTTTGAGCTGGCTCAGAAGCGATTATCGGCAGATACGGTGAACTTTTCGTCCGACACAAGCAGTCTCATGAAAGGTGAAAGTTTCAAGGATACGGCTCAAAACATCGAAGCCATGAAAGTTGACTGCATTGTAATCAGGCATCCCGTCCCGGGTGCCCCTGTTCATCTGACCAGGTACGTGAAGGCCGTCGTAATCAACGCGGGTGACGGAACTCACGAGCACCCCACCCAGGCCCTCCTCGATATGATGACTCTCCAGGAAAAGTTTGGTGAAATCAAGGGACTGAATGTCGCCATCATCGGTGATATTGCCCACAGCCGCGTTGCCCGGTCGAACATTATCGGTCTTAACAGGATGGGTGCAAGTGTGACTTTGTGTGGACCGCCCACGCTGATGCCTCTGGGCATCGAAGAGCTTGGTGTGAGGATAGACTACGACCTGGATCAGGTTCTGGATTGGGCCGACGCCATCAATGTCTTGAGAATCCAGAGGGAAAGGCATGGGGTCTGTTTTATCCCTTCTATCAGGGAATACCGTGATCTTTTCGGGATCACGAGGGAGCGTCTCGGGCGTCTGGACAAACAGGTGACTATTATGCATCCGGGTCCCATGAATCGGGGTGTTGAAATCGACAGCGATGTGGCGGACAGCGATAACGCAATCATTCTTGATCAGGTCCTCAACGGCGTCGCGGTGAGGATGTCGATTCTCTACCTGCTTTTGGGCGACCAGCCCGGGTAA
- the pyrR gene encoding bifunctional pyr operon transcriptional regulator/uracil phosphoribosyltransferase PyrR, whose product MSAVAKAQVLDEEGIDRSLMRVAHEIADLYGSCEDVALIGIRTRGEFIATRLASKLREISGRKIPVGFLDVTFYRDDFRERLIQPQIKGTDIPFSIDGMSLILADDVLFTGRTIRAALSEIMDFGRAARVSVAVLVDRGHREMPIKADFVGKNIPTADNEHVLVRMNEVDGRDEVYLVEYK is encoded by the coding sequence ATGTCTGCAGTAGCCAAAGCTCAGGTTCTCGACGAAGAGGGGATCGACAGGTCTCTGATGCGTGTGGCCCACGAGATTGCTGATCTGTACGGTTCGTGTGAGGATGTTGCGCTCATCGGGATTCGCACGCGGGGAGAATTCATCGCAACCCGTCTCGCTTCGAAGCTGAGAGAGATTTCGGGACGGAAAATCCCCGTGGGCTTCCTCGACGTCACATTCTATCGCGACGATTTCCGCGAGCGCCTCATTCAACCTCAGATAAAAGGGACCGATATCCCATTCTCCATCGATGGCATGTCATTGATTTTGGCTGATGACGTTCTCTTTACAGGCCGAACCATCAGGGCCGCCCTGTCGGAAATCATGGATTTCGGCCGGGCCGCAAGAGTATCGGTTGCCGTCCTTGTGGACCGAGGTCATCGTGAGATGCCGATCAAGGCCGATTTTGTAGGAAAAAACATCCCAACCGCTGACAACGAGCATGTGCTGGTTCGCATGAATGAAGTTGACGGCCGGGATGAGGTATACCTGGTGGAATACAAGTAG
- the miaA gene encoding tRNA (adenosine(37)-N6)-dimethylallyltransferase MiaA — protein sequence MNWTGVLSGPDSNRLKVIVIVGPTAVGKSAVAVEVAKELGGEIVALDSRQVYEGMTVGTAQPTELERQEIPHHLYGIMRPDHPISAGEYARTAEACIGEILGRGNQPVICGGSGLYYRALTQGLFEGSASDLAVRKRLQSELKEIGSAALLKRLRKIDPQYAKITHPNNHKRLLRAMEIYEMTGVSASEHFRRQERKSSPYHYFSAYLKVSAKVLETRIRNRIEKMLQDGWIDEVKRLRARRYTRDVHPMDSLGYGQIAAFLKNKIHYDEMLNRIHIETRQYAKKQLTWFDKEAVDLCLGETIVTGSDTRELAQMITLAYQKDLMETG from the coding sequence ATGAACTGGACCGGCGTTTTGAGCGGTCCTGATTCCAATCGTTTGAAGGTTATCGTCATTGTGGGACCTACCGCCGTTGGAAAAAGTGCGGTGGCCGTTGAGGTGGCGAAAGAGCTGGGGGGTGAGATCGTTGCCCTTGATTCCCGGCAGGTCTACGAGGGGATGACCGTGGGTACGGCCCAACCCACTGAACTGGAGCGCCAGGAGATTCCCCACCATCTTTACGGAATCATGCGGCCGGATCACCCCATTTCTGCCGGGGAATACGCTCGGACAGCTGAGGCTTGCATCGGGGAAATCCTGGGAAGGGGAAACCAACCCGTCATTTGTGGGGGAAGCGGCCTCTACTATCGAGCTCTGACTCAAGGACTATTTGAGGGAAGCGCTTCCGATCTTGCCGTCCGCAAGAGACTCCAAAGTGAGCTGAAGGAAATAGGATCCGCTGCGCTTCTGAAAAGGCTTCGCAAGATTGACCCTCAATATGCTAAGATCACCCATCCCAATAATCACAAGCGGTTGCTGCGGGCCATGGAAATATATGAAATGACCGGAGTTTCGGCGTCAGAACACTTTCGACGCCAGGAGAGAAAATCCTCCCCGTATCACTATTTTTCGGCATATCTGAAGGTGTCCGCGAAGGTTCTCGAAACCCGGATCAGAAACAGGATCGAAAAGATGCTCCAGGACGGGTGGATTGATGAAGTGAAGCGGCTCCGGGCCCGTCGATATACGCGTGACGTGCATCCCATGGACAGCCTTGGATACGGTCAGATAGCGGCCTTTCTGAAGAACAAGATTCACTATGATGAGATGCTGAACCGGATTCATATTGAAACACGCCAGTATGCCAAAAAGCAGTTGACATGGTTCGACAAGGAGGCTGTGGATCTTTGCCTGGGTGAGACCATAGTTACCGGAAGTGACACTCGCGAGCTTGCCCAGATGATCACACTGGCATATCAAAAGGATTTGATGGAAACAGGCTAA